The following nucleotide sequence is from Deltaproteobacteria bacterium.
GCGTCAATTATAATTCCTTCAGTCGAGGCCATGGCGCGCAGGCCGGTTACAGCAATGTCCCGGCCGACAATTAAGAGGACCATCCAGGCAGCTACCCGGCCTAATGGGATGAGCATGATCAGGGCCGCCGAGTTGAGCAGTTTGTCTGCCATTGGGTCAAGAAATCGGCCCAGGTTCGTTACCAGCTTTTGTCGGCGAGCCAGGAAGCCATCAAGTAGATCAGTGAAAGTAGCCCCCAGATATAAGATGGCGGCCAGGATTGCAGTAGTCCCGCTTTCAAAGAGGAGCAATAGAACCAGGACTGGTATAGCCGCAATCCGGCTCAAAGAGAGCCAGTTGGCCAGGTT
It contains:
- the pgsA gene encoding CDP-diacylglycerol--glycerol-3-phosphate 3-phosphatidyltransferase; translation: MLNLANWLSLSRIAAIPVLVLLLLFESGTTAILAAILYLGATFTDLLDGFLARRQKLVTNLGRFLDPMADKLLNSAALIMLIPLGRVAAWMVLLIVGRDIAVTGLRAMASTEGIIIDASLLGKRKTLTQNIAICLLLAHYPIWFFDLHIYGTILLWMALLITYWSGVAYFIKFYKVVSANTGGRNLTN